In one Palaemon carinicauda isolate YSFRI2023 chromosome 25, ASM3689809v2, whole genome shotgun sequence genomic region, the following are encoded:
- the LOC137619311 gene encoding kelch domain-containing protein 10-like — translation MNSEVIMEAIPNWSAGSYPVGRSGHRISCTDSFLYTVGGFHPSTGALAEAWRLNISTGEWEQLSNSEDDGTPSTCISHCMASLGQELLIFGGTSYPFGSAMSNEIHACDKATGKWRVVPSEGDIPQEMYGQAFRRMGDYIYTVGGTSGYHFSLQAHALHLPTMTWSCLASSDLYKGNEPSGRYKAEIGVVLGRIVVVGGSSADIVFPLDEVPVLDIEQGKWSLKSTKPDPRFHAYPSPRKCHASVQRGADLYVIGGASGDEVFDDIWKLDLLTLTWSRTCLVLPVPLYFHDAAFSPNGSLFVYGGSTAVGSSERSTAVFRARLQAPPLLEAAWEAFATNCSFDSVEEEQPLDSRTQSLELLAAGVPRRLIQRLRKLPKERRHQ, via the exons atgaatTCTGAAGTCATTATGGAAGCTATTCCTAACTGGAGCGCAGGATCTTATCCTGTAGGACGGAGTGGTCATCGGATATCCTGCACGGACTCCTTCCTGTACACAGTGGGCGGGTTCCACCCATCTACGGGCGCCCTGGCAGAG GCCTGGAGACTCAACATCTCGACCGGCGAGTGGGAACAGCTCTCGAACTCCGAGGACGATGGCACTCCCTCCACCTGCATCTCCCACTGTATGGCATCCCTCGGGCAAGAGCTGCTCATCTTCGGCGGAACGAGCTACCCCTTCGGGAGTGCCATGTCCAACGAAATCCACGCCTGCGACAAGGCGACGGGAAAGTGGCGCGTCGTTCCCTCGGAAGGCGACATCCCTCAGGAGATGTACGGCCAG GCATTTCGTAGAATGGgggattatatatacactgtaggggGAACCTCCGGCTACCATTTTTCGCTACAGGCCCACGCCCTTCACTTGCCTACAATGACCTGGAGCTGTCTGGCCTCTTCTGACCTGTACAAG GGAAACGAGCCTTCTGGTCGTTACAAAGCAGAAATTGGTGTCGTGCTAGGTCGCATCGTGGTCGTAGGAGGATCATCGGCTGACATTGTCTTTCCCCTGGATGAG GTACCTGTGTTGGATATTGAGCAAGGAAAGTGGTCTCTGAAATCCACCAAGCCCGACCCGAGATTTCACGCGTACCCAAGCCCGAGGAAGTGCCACGCTTCCGTGCAAAGAGGAGCAG ATCTCTACGTCATCGGAGGTGCGAGCGGAGACGAGGTTTTCGACGACATCTGGAAACTCGACCTGCTGACGCTGACCTGGTCTCGTACGTGTCTTGTTTTGCCCGTCCCTCTGTACTTCCACGACGCTGCATTCTCGCCC AACGGAAGCCTGTTCGTCTACGGCGGCTCTACGGCCGTCGGTTCCAGCGAGCGTTCGACGGCCGTCTTCCGAGCCCGGCTGCAGGCGCCCCCGCTCCTGGAAGCCGCCTGGGAAGCCTTCGCCACCAACTGCTCCTTCGATAGTGTAGAAGAAGAGCAGCCCTTGGATTCCAGGACCCAGTCCCTGGAGCTTTTGGCTGCCGGCGTCCCCAGGAGGTTGATTCAGAGGCTGCGGAAACTGCCCAAAGAGAGAAGGCACCAGTGA